A segment of the Chloroflexota bacterium genome:
ACCGATCTAATTGCCGGGCCGCTCGCCCACACCTTCCGAGATTGCCCCGTCCGAGATCGGCCAGTGGATGTAGGGATACTGTGGGGCGCCCACAACTACTGGCCAGACCCGAAAGTGCATCGCATAATAGCCGGGGCTCTGCGGAGACCTTAAAGACAGAAGTGAGAAGCCCACAATGACCCTATTGCACCTCTCTCTCGCGTGGCTTATCGGTATCTGGATTGGTTCACGACTATGCCTGCCGCCCCAATACTTGGCAGCAATTGCCGTCTTTGTGTTATTGGTTACCGTGTTCCTGCGGCGGCACACCCGCCTTCAACTCTCGTCTCTTTGCGCCCTAACGCTACTGCTAGGGGCATTACGCTACTCTACCGCTGTCCCCCACTTCGGCCCCGGCGATCTCGCCACCTACAACGATGTTGGTCGCGTGTCCTTGCGTGGAGTCGTCTGCGCGTACCCTGACTTGCGTGACCGCTACACGAACCTGCGTGTATCTGCCTCCCGCCTGAAAATAAACGATATGTGGCTTGATGTTCGGGGTCATGCGTTGGTGAGGGCTTCACGGTTCCTGGCGGTGCGTTACGGTGACGAGGTAGAGGTTTTCGGCACTTTGGAGACGCCACCAGTTTTTGCTGATTTTTCCTACCAGGATTACCTGGCCCATCAGGGCATTCACTCACTGGTACAGTACGCCCAAGTGTCTGTGATTGGACATGACAAAGGCAACCCACTTGTAGCCGCCATCTACCGTCTGCGGGACCGTGCTCGAGAAACAATTGCCCTGATGTTGCCGGAGCCGGAGGCCTCACTTCTGAGCGGTATCCTGCTCGGGCTGGATAAGGGCATCCCCAAAAGCGTTGCAGATGCTTTCCGTGCAACTGGTACCTCTCACATCATTGCTATTTCTGGCTTCAACCTCACCATAATCGCTGGCTTCCTGGCATTAGCCACTCGCAATACTATTGGTCAGCGCTACGTGCCACATATATCCGTAATGGGAATCGCCTTGTACACTTTCTTGGTGGGTGCAGACCCTCCTGTCTTACGGGCAGCCATTATGGCTATTCTCGTGGCCATAGCCGCTTACACGGGGCGCTGGACGGAGGCGCTGACTTCATTGGCAGTAGCCGCATTTCTAATGACCCTCTGGAATCCGTATAACCTTTGGGACGTGGGTTTCCAACTCTCTTTTGCTGCCACAATTGGCATCTTGATATTCCACTCCCCGCTGCAAAGCGCGATGCTCAGGGTGTTGGACCGGTTTCCAATCAAAGGATGGCTCAAGGCATTGGGGCGATTCTTTGATGAAGCCATTGTTGTTACTTTCGCCGCTCAAATCACGACCTGGCCCATTATCGTACACAATTTCCACAATTTCTCGGTCGTTTCGCCCCTGACAAATGCCCTCATTCTCCCTGTTCAGTCCATTCTTATGATCTGGGGTGGCGCGGCCACCCCCTTGGGAATGATTTTTCTTCCCGCAGGGCAGATCTTGGCCTGGGTAGCCTGGCTTTTCCTCACCTATACCACCCATATCGTGGGTTGGTTTGCCCGGGTTCCTGGCGCTGCCATAGAGGGAGTCGAAATACCCCCCGCTTTCCTCGCAGGTTATTACGCATTCCTGATCATCATCGCCCTACATGACAAGGTGAATTTGCCCACACTGCGCGTTTTTCTCACGCGCAATTTTCGCCTGCGCATGCTCTTCACTGGTCTAGCGGTCATACTCATTCTCACCTGGTTGGCTGTGTTCTCACTGCCGGACGGCAAACTACACGTGGTTTTCCTCGATGTTGGGCAAGGTGACGCCATTTTCGTACAAACGCCCACGGGCCGGCAGATGATGATAGATGGCGGTCCAGCCCCCTCGGTGGTGCTCGCGGGACTGGGTAAACGCATACCCTTTTGGGATCGGGACATTGATCTCCTCGTGCTCACCCACCCCGACGAAGATCATTTGGCCGGCTTAGTGTCCATCCTGGAACGTTACAAGGTAGGAGCAGTTTTGGATACGCCATTGCCACACCAATCTCCCTCCAGTGCGCGTTGGCAGGAACTGTTAGCAAAGGAGCAAACGCAAGTCGTGATGGCAGAACGGGGAATGACAATAGACCTGGGCGACGGAGTGACAGCCGAGGTGCTAAACCCCCAGCGACCTATTATCACGGGCACATCCTCCGACGAGAACAACAACTCCGTTGTTTTGCGCCTGACCTACGGACAGACCACTTTCCTTTTCTCAGCCGATGTGGAACAGGAAGCAGAGAGGCGATTACTCACGGATGCGGATGCATTGTCCGCGTTAATCCTTAAGGTGTCTCACCATGGTGCAGCCACAGCAACCAGTGAAGCATTCCTACAGGCAGTGCATCCGGAAGTGGCCGTTATCTCCGTGGGCGCGGAGAACACGTTCGGCCACCCATCGCCAGAAACGTTACAGCGATTGCGGGAGCAGGTATCAGAGATCCTGCGTACTGACGAAAGAGGAACTGTGGAGATAATCTCCGATGGAAAACAGTACCGCGTACGAACGGAGAAATAATCCCAGTTACGATTCACCCATCCTTTCGCGCCCAATCATACGGTATTTGGTCCGTGTGCGCTGGTAGGCGGTACTCATCAGGTTCGTCATAGTTATATAATTCCGTCGGGGTATTTACGATCAGGGCCATTCCCTCGCCAACGCCCTTGAACCCGTGCATCACCCCGGCTGGTATTTTGACCATGATGGGGTTCAGTGGCCCCATAAAGAACTCATTGATCTCTCCATAAGTAGGCGAACCTTCTCGCCGATCATAAAGGACCACCTTGGCCATCCCTGCTACACAAACGAAGTGGTCTGTCTGCACTTTGTGGTAATGCCAAGCCTTAACCACACCAGGGTAAACAGCAGTGACGTAGACCTGCCCGAACTTCTCAAACTCCTCCCAGTCGCTACGCATCAACTCCATCAAGAAACCCCGCTCATCGGGTATCAGGCGCAGTTTACGCACTTTCACTCCTTCAATCACTTCGTGCTCCTTTCGTAGATAGTCTGATGATCTCCGATCTCCGCAGCGATCATGCCTGTTAATATCAGTCCGCAACCCCACCATGCTCGTGCGGTTAGTACGTCTCCGGCTAACAAAACGCCGAATAGCGCTGCGAAAACCGGTTCGGCGGTGAAAATGAGCGCTGTGTGGACAGCCGTGGTAAATGTCTGCGCCACATTTTGGACACTGAAGGCAAAAGCGGTGGCCAATACACCGGTGAACGCTGCGGCGCCCAACACGCTGGGGGGAAAAACAGTCGGCAACGGTTCTGTCACCAAGGAGGCCAGCCCGCTCAGCACAGTCACCGTCACCAGTTGTACGATGGCTAGGCTAAGGGCATCGGCCCACCGAACAAATGCGCTCACGGCAGTTATTTGGAGGGCGAAAGAAAAGGCACAGCCCAGCACCAACAGGTCACCACGTGAGACAGATAAGTTCTCGTTTAGACTGAGCAACCCGAGCCCAATCGTCGCCAAAGCAACACCGGCTAGCACTCCCAGGCTTGGCTTTTGCCGCAGCCAGAGTGTTGAGAGCACCGGGACGATGACCACCGAGAGCCCAGTGATAAACCCAGCCTTGGAGGCCGTCGTATCACGTAGACCCCAGGTCTGAAAAGCATAACCAGCGAACAGAAAAAGCCCGATCAACACCCCGGCTGCCATGCCTCGCCTGCCTAGGGCTAAAAGCCGCCCATGGAAAAAGACCGCCAAGACAACAGAGGCTAACAGGAAGCGTAGAGCCAGGAACGGAAAGACTGGGAAGTTCGCTACGGCATTTTTCACCATAACGAAAGTGCTACCCCACACCAATGTGATGGTCAGCAAAGCCAAATCGGCCCACAATTGGCGACGTGAGATTAGCATAGTTGCGCTTTGTATGCAACAGCGCGCAATTCGTCGCGCACCGTTTGGTAAAGTTCCTGAGCCTTCAATTCACTTAAAGTGTAACATGGTGCGCCCATCTGGTCCGCCAGGGCCTGGGCCAGCCCCCGATCGAGTGATTCGTGTTCAGTGTTGATAACCACAGCGCGAAAGCCCTCGTGTTTGATAAGGCTGGCCACACGCAGAGCCTCTTCCTGAGGCGGCAGCCCCGTCACGGAGACGTTACCTGCCCCGTCTGTTAACAGGATAAGCAGAGGCATCACTTCTGGATCTTTTCGTCGTTCACGAACCAAAACTTGATGCGCCAACCACAATCCTGCCGAGAGGGGTGTTTTTCCACCCACATCCATGTCTACCAGCAACCGTTTTGCCAGTTCAACACTAGAAGTGGGTGGTAAAATCAGACGCGCCTCTTCTTTCTGAAAGGTGATCATCCCTACACGGTCACGCTTCTGATAGGCATCCGTAAGCAACGACATGATGGCTCCTTTGGTAGCAACCATGCGATCAGCAGCAGCCATAGACCAACTGGCATCCACCACGAATAAGATCAGATTAGAGGCGCGGCGCACACGCACTTTGCATTGCAAATCCTGGCTTTCGATGGCCAATGCAGTATCAGTATGTTTGCGTTCCATCTGATGAGGAGCAGCCTGGCGCAGGGTGGCATCGAAGGCTATGTCATTGCTTGTGCCATCGGCTGGACGACTGATCACATATCGCCCACGTTTACGGCGGGTGCGTGTGAAACTCCGCTTGCCGGATGTGGTGCGAGTCAACCGATCCAGAGGGGTGCTTAACCTGCGCGGAGGAAAAGTCTCTCCTACTGGAACCGGCATATTCGGTTGGCGGATGTAAGAGAGTGGCAGTGCGTCGGCTTGATGGCCCCGCAGGGGAGTGTTATGAGTGCCGGGAGGAAGCGGCTCTGCTTGTGCGGGCTCATTAGGTGGAGGTGATATTCCTTCGCTTTCCGAGGCCGAGGAGGGCGTGGAAACGGAAGTCATCTTCGCGCGCACTTCACTTAGGCGGGTCTCCAGTCGATCCAGTTGTTCTCCTGCCTCGTCGAAGGGTTTCTTCTTAAGGCGATGGGGTAGCGCCAACCCGGCAGCGATGAGAATATCCGCCTCTTCGACTACAGCACGGCCTTCAAAGGCAGCGTTTGCCAGAGCCGTCTTGAGAATCACGATATCTGCACGATGCCCATCCACGCCAAATTCTGCAGTGATCTTGGCGATAGCATAGATGTCATCTTCCGTGTAAGTAACCTGTGGCAGAGAGCGCTTGGCTCGAGCGATCTGCCGGGAAAGAGCCTCCTCTTCGGCCCGCCATGCTTCGTAAAAGGCGATGGGATCAGACTCATATGCCACGCGCCGTTGGACGATGGCTACGCGAGCATCTGGCTCTGGAATGCCTCGGATTTCCACACATAAAGCGAAGCGGTCAAGCAGCTGTGGCCGTAACTCCCCTTCTTCCGGGTTCATTGTACCTACCAAGATAAAATGGGCGGGGTGGCTGAAAGAGATGCCTTCGCGCTCAACCACGTTTACACCCATCGCAGCGGAGTCAAGCAGGAGATCTACCACGTGGTCGTCCAGCAAATTCACCTCATCCACGTAGAGTAGCCCCCGGTTGGCAGCAGCCAGCACGCCTGGCTCGAAGTGCCGTTCGCCCTTCTTAATGGCGCGCTCGATATCCAAAGTGCCCACCACCCGATCCTCTGTAGCGCTGACTGGCAGGTCAATGAAACGCGTACGACGACGGACACGAGGCAATATCTCCCCACCAGTCACGCGAGCACGACAATTGTCACACTGATTCTGTGAGTTATCGGGATCGCAGTTAAACGGACAGTCGGCGACAACCTCGATCTCAGGCAAAAGAGCAGCCAGGGCACGAGCGGCAGTGGACTTGGCAGTGCCGCGCTCACCGCGGATGAGAACACCGCCAATCCCTGGACTAATGGCGTTGAGAATCAACGCCCTTTTCATTTTGTCTTGTCCGACGATAGCCGTGAAAGGGAATACAATAGTCATTGTTTTCTGCCCACACCTTACCCAAGCAAAGTTCTGCAATCAAAGTATAGCGCAGCAGCAAAGGAGCGTCAAGCAATCCCGCTGAAGCGCTGAGAAACAAAAGACTTGTCCTGCAAAGGGATTCGATTACAATTCGTAAGGAGGCCTATCCAGAATCACTTTGGGCTTCAAATGCAGTGAATGCCAGTGAGCAGGGGATGTCGAACCCGAGGGGGGTCAAATTGAACGAAACGGATATTACTTTCCTGAAATCCATCGTGGGTGAGAAAGCAATCTCTACAAGGGGTGCTGACTTGGACGCTCACGCGTCCGATGAATCTGCCCACCCACCTCACCGGCCGGAGGTCGTGGTCTGGCCGCAGGATGTCGAACAAATCAGCGAAATACTTCGCTATGCTAATCACCGGCGAATCCCTGTCACAGCGCGAGGAGGCGGTTCCAGCCTCGAGGGAAACCCCATCCCCATATTTGGCGGCGTTGTTTTGGCTATGTACCATTGGAATAAGGTCCTAGAAATAGTGCCTGAAGACTTGCGTGTACGTGTCCAACCTGGCGTGGTTTATCAAACGTTAAATGAACAACTGCGTCCATACAGCCTCTTTTTTCCACCGGCCCCAGGGAGCGCGGAGGTGGCCACAATCGGCGGTATGGTCGCCAACGGTTCCAGCGGCATGCACAGCGTCAAGTACGGCGTTACGGGTGATTATGTCTTACGCCTACAAATAGTGTTGCCGACAGGAAAAATCATCACTGTCGGTTCCAATGCGGTCAAGAGCGCCAGTGGATACAACCTGGTGCGGCTTTTCGTCGGTTCAGAAGGGACATTGGGCATCATCACAGAGATCACCTTGCGCCTACGCGGGTTACCAGAGAAGATCGTTGCGGCAGTGGGGCGTTTTGCCACAGTCCGCCAAGTGACCAACACCGTCTCCGAGATCATCCGCTATGGTCTGCTACCAGCAGCGATGGAATTGCTAGACCCAGTCATCATCCGCACGATTAATAGTTATCTCCAGATGAACCTGGATGAGGTGCCGACGTTATTCCTGGAATTCCATGGCACAGCAGGTGGTGTCGCCGAGGAAACAGAACTGGCACGAGAAATCTGCATGGATAACGGTTGTGTCTCATTCATCAGGGCGGAGGACCCAGAGGAGCGAGCCCGACTGTGGAAGGCACGAAGCGAGGCCCATAACGCAGTGAAATTCTCTAATGTCAATTTCAGGGTTGAGATCGGGGATATCGTAGTCCCCATCTCCAGGTATCCGGAGGCAGTAGATCACATTTACCAACTGGCCCAGCAGCACAATGTGCAGATAGCCACATTCGGGCACGCTGGCGACGGCAACCTGCATGTGGAGATACTGGCTCAGAAAGGCAATATAGAGGAGCGCGCCCAGGTTGATGCTTTCAACGCGGCCATGGTCCGCTACGCGATCCAATTAGGTGGGACAGCAACCGGAGAGCACGGGGTGGGAATTGGCAAACGCGAGTTCATGCCGCTTGAACATGGTCCCAGTCTAGAATTGATGCGGGATATCAAACGACTCATTGACCCGAACGGCATCCTGAACCCTGGGAAGATTTTCCCTCCCCTTGTCAATGGGGAGCAAATATACCAAGCTGACATTGCATTGCCAGACTAAGCACCCAACAATCGCAATAACACGGTCATCGTCAAACCACTAACCAACGTGGAAATCAAGATAACACTTGTTACAAACTCTGGTCGGGCATCAAACTCCACGGCTAACACTGCTGTCATCACGGCTGTTGGCGTCCCAGACTCCGCGATACATGCCTGTCGTGTCACATCATCCATTCTGAAGAGATGGGATAGCGGAAAGGCGACCAGGGGTTCAACAATTAGTTTCAAGACGGTTGCCAGTCCCACAATCCACCACTCATTGGAAAGTCTAGTCCGCGAGAGTTGGGCACCCAGCAGAAGGAGCATCAAAGGGATGGCAGAGGTGCTCACCAATTTGATGGCTCTCCAGCCAGGTTGTGGTACAGTCCAACCCAACGCCCGAAATAATATGGCTGCCACAATGGCATAGGTCAAGGGAAAGAGGAACACGTTACGCAACGCTTGGGAGGCGCTCGCTTTCCTCCTGGAGGCGAAGTACACACCGATCGTGTACGTCAATAATGAACTTATGGTGAAGAAAATCAGCGCCCGCTCAAACGCCGCTTGGCCAAAAGCAGACATTACTACAGAGAGACCATAATTGCCCGTATTCAAAAACAGAGTGCCTAAGAGAAAAGCATTAGTGCGGCTTTCATCAAAGCGGAGTATGACAGAGGCAGAGCGCGAAATTAGCCACATGCATATGGTAATCAAGGGAACAAAAAGTGCTATCTGGATGAACTCTGCGCCACTGAGCGAGGACTCCAGCATCGTGGAGAATGCGAGACAAGGACTGACTACATAAAGGATAAGTTTGGAGAGCGATTTCACCTCCAAGGGCAGAACACGGTCTAACACGAATCCAAATCCAATCACAATGTATGTAGGCAAGATATAGTCTGTGAATGTGCTTAGGAACGCAGTGAGTGGCAAAGCATTCATTTAGGAAGATTCCTGGCAAATCCTTTTATAACCCGCTGATGGCAAGTATAATAGCACGGGCATAGACCGCCGTCAATTCCACAATATCCCAGATCTGAGAGGTCTTTTTACCCACGACCAATCAGAAATAGGAGACCAAAGATCATCATGAATAAAGGCGATCAAGAGAAACACACCTCGCGGTTCCCCAGAATGGCCCTGGTGCGACAACGCCTGAGCGTCGATCGGATAGAAAATGTGCCTGGTGTTGTCAAAGACCAACTAGCCCGTCTACATCTCGATGAACTCATCCAGCCAGGCATGCGTGTAGCAGTAACTGCGGGAAGTCGTGGCATTGCGAATATTGCCACAGTCTTGGCGACCACCATCTCGCAACTCAAAGCACACGGAGCAGAGCCCTTCGTTATCCCTGCAATGGGCTGTCATGGTGGCGCGGTCGCGGGGGTTCAGGCCGAGATCCTGCACTCGCTCGGCATTACAGAGGCCGCTGTGGGTTGCCCTATCATCTCATCGCTCGACGTTGTGTGCATCGGCGAGACCCCTCAGGGGATCCCTGTGTTCATAGATCGCACTGCAGCCCAGGCAGATGGCATCGTAGTGATCAACCGCATTAAGCCACATACAGACTTTGTGGGAGAGATCGAGAGTGGTTTGATGAAAATGATGGCCATCGGGCTGGGTAAATACGTTGGCGCGTTGAATGTGCACTCGCATGGGATACGCCTGGGCCTTGCCGTAGCCATCCCTGCCGTGGCACGGGTTGTGCTTAGCAGATGCCGCATTCTGTTCGGTATAGCGCTGATAGAAAACGCCTACCACCAACTCGCGCAGGTTGTTGCCATCCCAAGCACGGCGATCGAGGAGACCGAGAAAACACTGTTACCGGAGGCGCGGCGGATGATGGGGCATCTGCCATTTGATGAGTTGGACATCTTGATTGTGGATGAGATGGGCAAAGAGATCAGCGGCACTGGGATGGATACCAAGGTCATCGGACGTATCCGCATGGCTGGCAGTGCAGAACCAGATGCACCCCGCATCAGGCGCATCGTCGTGCGGGATTTGACAGACGCAACACACGGAAACGCCATAGGCATTGGACTGGCAGATTTCACTACGCGCCGCTTGGTGGATAAAATTGATTACCACTCCACATACATCAACGCGGTAACGGCAATGTGTCCTGAGCGTGGGTATCTGCCCGTCGTCGCAGAGACAGACCGAGAGGCTATCGAGTACGCGCTTATCACCATCGGCGCAGTCGACCCCCAGAAAAGCCGTGTGGTGCGCGTTGCGAATACGCTGGAATTGGAGCACTTCTACGTTTCGGAAAGCCTGCTGGCCCAGATAGGGGATCGAATCGACATGGAACAGATCAGCGAACTCGAACCACTGTCATTCGATGAAAAGGGAATGCTCCTCTCAGGTCCAGGGCATACCGGCTTCTGAAAGAGGCTAGACTATGCACATCAAGTCTGTTCGTGTTCTCATTACTCTGGCTCTTATGGCTACCATGATGGCATGTACTGCCCCAACAGCGCCATTGCCTTCGTCCACACCGAGCATCAACATCGGTGTGCTTCTCACTGCTGTGCCTTTGCCCACAGCAACGATTACTCCTACCCCCTGGCCTGCCGAAATCCAACCTCACTACAACGATGTCGAAATGGTAGGTATTCTTTACCAACATGACAGTGCGCTCATTTTTCTGGGCGGGTCCGACGAACTGAACGCGCACGGTATCGGAGGGACGCTCTACTCAGTAGATCCTGCGGATGAAACTGCAAGCGAGGCTATCGCTGCCCTGCAGTTAAACATTTATCCCGATCGCATTGTTCGTGTGCGCGGCGACATTGACCTCGATTTCCAGACGCGCCAGGGCCGATTGAACTTGCGCACGGTGCAACCCATCCCCCTACCCTTTGATGAGGATACCCCGCTGGCAAACGAATTACCCACAGTGGCAGGGCTAATCCTACGTTACCCGCCTGATTGGACAGTTATTCATCGGCCAGGCGGCAATGGGGTGTGCAACTTCAATCCTCTGGTATTACGCTACAGCGGGAGGCGGGCGGCAGACCCCACCGCGTTCTGTGTTACCGTAGATGGACCGAGTCCAGATGGTCCAAAAACATTGGATGAATGGCGTACCACAACGAGAAAAGATGCGCTACGTGCCGATCAAATCCTCATCGACGGCCAGATGGCCATACGTTATCGCCTCGAGACCTATGGCCGTGTCGAGGGCGTTGTTATCCAGACCGACACGGGGCTAATCAATGTATATGCCTTATCTGGCGACGCAGCCATGTTTGACCGAATAGTAGCAGCGCTTAAATTCGCCCCATAACTCCCCGCACACAGCGGGATGCGCAATGTGGAACTCAACTTTAAGGTTTCGGGATAGCGAGGCCCTTCGCACCGGGTTCCGACATCGTGGCTTCAGGGAAATT
Coding sequences within it:
- a CDS encoding DNA internalization-related competence protein ComEC/Rec2, which translates into the protein MTLLHLSLAWLIGIWIGSRLCLPPQYLAAIAVFVLLVTVFLRRHTRLQLSSLCALTLLLGALRYSTAVPHFGPGDLATYNDVGRVSLRGVVCAYPDLRDRYTNLRVSASRLKINDMWLDVRGHALVRASRFLAVRYGDEVEVFGTLETPPVFADFSYQDYLAHQGIHSLVQYAQVSVIGHDKGNPLVAAIYRLRDRARETIALMLPEPEASLLSGILLGLDKGIPKSVADAFRATGTSHIIAISGFNLTIIAGFLALATRNTIGQRYVPHISVMGIALYTFLVGADPPVLRAAIMAILVAIAAYTGRWTEALTSLAVAAFLMTLWNPYNLWDVGFQLSFAATIGILIFHSPLQSAMLRVLDRFPIKGWLKALGRFFDEAIVVTFAAQITTWPIIVHNFHNFSVVSPLTNALILPVQSILMIWGGAATPLGMIFLPAGQILAWVAWLFLTYTTHIVGWFARVPGAAIEGVEIPPAFLAGYYAFLIIIALHDKVNLPTLRVFLTRNFRLRMLFTGLAVILILTWLAVFSLPDGKLHVVFLDVGQGDAIFVQTPTGRQMMIDGGPAPSVVLAGLGKRIPFWDRDIDLLVLTHPDEDHLAGLVSILERYKVGAVLDTPLPHQSPSSARWQELLAKEQTQVVMAERGMTIDLGDGVTAEVLNPQRPIITGTSSDENNNSVVLRLTYGQTTFLFSADVEQEAERRLLTDADALSALILKVSHHGAATATSEAFLQAVHPEVAVISVGAENTFGHPSPETLQRLREQVSEILRTDERGTVEIISDGKQYRVRTEK
- a CDS encoding dTDP-4-dehydrorhamnose 3,5-epimerase family protein — encoded protein: MVGLRTDINRHDRCGDRRSSDYLRKEHEVIEGVKVRKLRLIPDERGFLMELMRSDWEEFEKFGQVYVTAVYPGVVKAWHYHKVQTDHFVCVAGMAKVVLYDRREGSPTYGEINEFFMGPLNPIMVKIPAGVMHGFKGVGEGMALIVNTPTELYNYDEPDEYRLPAHTDQIPYDWARKDG
- a CDS encoding putative cobaltochelatase produces the protein MTIVFPFTAIVGQDKMKRALILNAISPGIGGVLIRGERGTAKSTAARALAALLPEIEVVADCPFNCDPDNSQNQCDNCRARVTGGEILPRVRRRTRFIDLPVSATEDRVVGTLDIERAIKKGERHFEPGVLAAANRGLLYVDEVNLLDDHVVDLLLDSAAMGVNVVEREGISFSHPAHFILVGTMNPEEGELRPQLLDRFALCVEIRGIPEPDARVAIVQRRVAYESDPIAFYEAWRAEEEALSRQIARAKRSLPQVTYTEDDIYAIAKITAEFGVDGHRADIVILKTALANAAFEGRAVVEEADILIAAGLALPHRLKKKPFDEAGEQLDRLETRLSEVRAKMTSVSTPSSASESEGISPPPNEPAQAEPLPPGTHNTPLRGHQADALPLSYIRQPNMPVPVGETFPPRRLSTPLDRLTRTTSGKRSFTRTRRKRGRYVISRPADGTSNDIAFDATLRQAAPHQMERKHTDTALAIESQDLQCKVRVRRASNLILFVVDASWSMAAADRMVATKGAIMSLLTDAYQKRDRVGMITFQKEEARLILPPTSSVELAKRLLVDMDVGGKTPLSAGLWLAHQVLVRERRKDPEVMPLLILLTDGAGNVSVTGLPPQEEALRVASLIKHEGFRAVVINTEHESLDRGLAQALADQMGAPCYTLSELKAQELYQTVRDELRAVAYKAQLC
- a CDS encoding DMT family transporter, with translation MLISRRQLWADLALLTITLVWGSTFVMVKNAVANFPVFPFLALRFLLASVVLAVFFHGRLLALGRRGMAAGVLIGLFLFAGYAFQTWGLRDTTASKAGFITGLSVVIVPVLSTLWLRQKPSLGVLAGVALATIGLGLLSLNENLSVSRGDLLVLGCAFSFALQITAVSAFVRWADALSLAIVQLVTVTVLSGLASLVTEPLPTVFPPSVLGAAAFTGVLATAFAFSVQNVAQTFTTAVHTALIFTAEPVFAALFGVLLAGDVLTARAWWGCGLILTGMIAAEIGDHQTIYERSTK
- a CDS encoding FAD-binding oxidoreductase, yielding MNETDITFLKSIVGEKAISTRGADLDAHASDESAHPPHRPEVVVWPQDVEQISEILRYANHRRIPVTARGGGSSLEGNPIPIFGGVVLAMYHWNKVLEIVPEDLRVRVQPGVVYQTLNEQLRPYSLFFPPAPGSAEVATIGGMVANGSSGMHSVKYGVTGDYVLRLQIVLPTGKIITVGSNAVKSASGYNLVRLFVGSEGTLGIITEITLRLRGLPEKIVAAVGRFATVRQVTNTVSEIIRYGLLPAAMELLDPVIIRTINSYLQMNLDEVPTLFLEFHGTAGGVAEETELAREICMDNGCVSFIRAEDPEERARLWKARSEAHNAVKFSNVNFRVEIGDIVVPISRYPEAVDHIYQLAQQHNVQIATFGHAGDGNLHVEILAQKGNIEERAQVDAFNAAMVRYAIQLGGTATGEHGVGIGKREFMPLEHGPSLELMRDIKRLIDPNGILNPGKIFPPLVNGEQIYQADIALPD
- a CDS encoding AEC family transporter, whose amino-acid sequence is MNALPLTAFLSTFTDYILPTYIVIGFGFVLDRVLPLEVKSLSKLILYVVSPCLAFSTMLESSLSGAEFIQIALFVPLITICMWLISRSASVILRFDESRTNAFLLGTLFLNTGNYGLSVVMSAFGQAAFERALIFFTISSLLTYTIGVYFASRRKASASQALRNVFLFPLTYAIVAAILFRALGWTVPQPGWRAIKLVSTSAIPLMLLLLGAQLSRTRLSNEWWIVGLATVLKLIVEPLVAFPLSHLFRMDDVTRQACIAESGTPTAVMTAVLAVEFDARPEFVTSVILISTLVSGLTMTVLLRLLGA
- a CDS encoding DUF2088 domain-containing protein is translated as MNKGDQEKHTSRFPRMALVRQRLSVDRIENVPGVVKDQLARLHLDELIQPGMRVAVTAGSRGIANIATVLATTISQLKAHGAEPFVIPAMGCHGGAVAGVQAEILHSLGITEAAVGCPIISSLDVVCIGETPQGIPVFIDRTAAQADGIVVINRIKPHTDFVGEIESGLMKMMAIGLGKYVGALNVHSHGIRLGLAVAIPAVARVVLSRCRILFGIALIENAYHQLAQVVAIPSTAIEETEKTLLPEARRMMGHLPFDELDILIVDEMGKEISGTGMDTKVIGRIRMAGSAEPDAPRIRRIVVRDLTDATHGNAIGIGLADFTTRRLVDKIDYHSTYINAVTAMCPERGYLPVVAETDREAIEYALITIGAVDPQKSRVVRVANTLELEHFYVSESLLAQIGDRIDMEQISELEPLSFDEKGMLLSGPGHTGF